A window from Lactiplantibacillus pentosus encodes these proteins:
- the ruvA gene encoding Holliday junction branch migration protein RuvA, which translates to MYEYFLGQVTDVTPGYVVIEVSGIGYKVLTANPYRYQVGQTDVKMYIHQAVSDNGMSLFGFFDADEKALFEKLLGVSGIGPKSALAILANNDHAGLIQAINQENATYLTSFPGVGKKTAQQIVLDLKGKLNDLNVDVTGQTALDVEAPAVDGALADALAALEALGYSKADVKKVTKKLETFSQTHASDTNALLSEGLRLLMKK; encoded by the coding sequence GTGTATGAATATTTTCTCGGTCAAGTGACCGATGTGACCCCCGGGTATGTGGTAATTGAAGTTAGCGGCATCGGTTACAAGGTGTTGACGGCTAATCCTTACCGTTACCAAGTGGGGCAAACTGACGTTAAAATGTATATCCATCAAGCCGTGAGTGATAATGGCATGAGCCTGTTTGGTTTCTTCGATGCGGACGAAAAAGCCTTATTCGAGAAGCTACTCGGTGTTTCCGGAATTGGCCCAAAGTCGGCCTTGGCGATTTTAGCCAATAATGACCATGCTGGCCTGATTCAAGCCATCAATCAAGAGAACGCGACTTATTTAACGAGTTTCCCAGGGGTCGGCAAGAAGACCGCCCAACAAATTGTTTTAGATTTAAAAGGTAAATTAAATGACTTGAACGTTGATGTGACGGGTCAAACTGCGTTAGATGTTGAAGCGCCGGCAGTTGACGGTGCCTTGGCGGATGCCTTGGCTGCATTGGAAGCACTCGGCTACTCCAAAGCGGACGTCAAAAAAGTGACGAAGAAGTTAGAAACCTTTAGCCAAACTCACGCATCCGATACGAATGCCCTGTTGAGTGAAGGCTTACGATTGTTGATGAAGAAATAG
- the queA gene encoding tRNA preQ1(34) S-adenosylmethionine ribosyltransferase-isomerase QueA, whose amino-acid sequence MSLTLEDFDYDLPHELIAQTPIKKRDSSRLLELDRKTGEMQDKHFYDIIDQLNPGDAVVMNNSRVMPARLYGVKPETGGHAEVLLLHNTEGDEWETLMKPAKRAKVGTVISFGDGKLTATVTAEKEDGIRMIEFHYDGIFMEILESLGETPLPPYIKEKLDDPDRYQTVYAKENGSAAAPTAGLHWTKELLQKVQDKGVKLVYLTLHVGLGTFRPVEEDNIDDHKMHSEFYRLDEDAAKTLNEVRQNGGRIIATGTTSIRTLETIGSKFDGEIKPDSGWTDIFIKPGYQWKVVDAFITNFHLPKSTLVMLVAAFTGRDMILKAYQHAIDEKYRFFSFGDAMFIH is encoded by the coding sequence ATGAGTTTAACACTTGAAGATTTTGATTATGATTTACCACACGAACTAATCGCTCAGACACCGATCAAAAAACGAGACAGTTCACGGTTATTAGAGTTGGATCGGAAAACGGGTGAAATGCAAGATAAGCATTTCTACGATATTATCGACCAACTTAATCCTGGCGACGCGGTTGTTATGAACAATTCGCGGGTCATGCCAGCTCGTTTGTACGGCGTTAAGCCTGAAACCGGTGGTCATGCTGAAGTACTCTTACTTCACAACACTGAGGGTGATGAATGGGAAACCCTAATGAAGCCTGCCAAACGCGCCAAAGTCGGTACCGTGATTTCATTTGGCGATGGTAAGTTAACGGCGACCGTCACGGCTGAAAAAGAAGACGGCATTCGGATGATTGAATTCCACTATGATGGGATCTTCATGGAAATCCTCGAAAGCTTGGGCGAGACGCCTTTACCACCATATATCAAGGAAAAACTCGATGACCCTGACCGTTACCAAACGGTTTATGCCAAGGAAAACGGTTCTGCCGCAGCGCCAACCGCTGGGCTTCATTGGACAAAAGAATTATTGCAAAAAGTCCAAGATAAGGGTGTCAAACTGGTTTATTTGACGTTGCACGTTGGGCTGGGCACATTCCGACCAGTTGAAGAGGATAATATCGATGATCACAAGATGCACAGCGAGTTCTACCGATTGGATGAAGACGCTGCGAAGACGTTGAATGAAGTTCGCCAAAATGGTGGTCGGATCATCGCCACTGGGACGACGTCGATTCGGACTTTGGAGACGATTGGGAGTAAGTTTGATGGTGAAATTAAGCCAGATTCTGGTTGGACGGATATTTTCATCAAACCCGGCTATCAATGGAAAGTCGTGGATGCCTTCATCACCAACTTCCACTTACCAAAGTCAACCTTAGTGATGCTGGTGGCGGCGTTCACAGGTCGCGATATGATTTTGAAAGCCTACCAACATGCCATTGACGAGAAGTACCGGTTCTTTAGCTTCGGCGATGCGATGTTCATTCACTAG
- a CDS encoding DUF1015 family protein, with protein sequence MQIKPFTALLPTASGLTKIQTATTDWNADDQHVQPGESYYWYELTHNGIHQWRLIASWPVDQTVTTMVPGTINTVLYQQQPVIEMLIDDWVGHFAPVVEVTDPQNVTHRLWQITESEVNADITAAMAPVTPQKTWLTTVSTPLVMLVATTEWQKFPEAPTIPEQLIAMATA encoded by the coding sequence ATGCAAATCAAGCCATTTACGGCGCTATTGCCGACCGCATCCGGTCTAACTAAAATTCAAACCGCTACCACTGATTGGAACGCTGATGATCAGCACGTTCAACCTGGTGAAAGCTATTACTGGTATGAATTGACGCACAATGGTATTCACCAGTGGCGGTTAATCGCAAGCTGGCCAGTTGACCAAACAGTGACAACAATGGTGCCCGGTACCATCAATACCGTCCTGTACCAGCAACAACCAGTTATCGAAATGCTCATTGATGACTGGGTCGGTCATTTCGCGCCAGTTGTTGAAGTCACCGACCCCCAAAACGTGACGCACCGGTTGTGGCAGATTACCGAGTCCGAAGTGAACGCTGACATTACCGCTGCAATGGCTCCGGTCACACCACAAAAGACCTGGTTAACCACAGTGAGCACGCCGCTCGTCATGTTGGTGGCGACCACGGAATGGCAGAAATTCCCAGAGGCACCCACAATCCCTGAGCAGCTAATTGCGATGGCAACCGCTTAA
- the dinB gene encoding DNA polymerase IV — MAQSIIEAPIRVDTSRKIIHVDMDAFYASIEERENPAYKTQPLVIAHDPRQTGGRGVVTTANYVARQFGVHSAMPAAKALELCPKAVFKTPNFPLYQEVSAQIHRIFHEYTDMIEPIAFDEAYLDVTVNKKQMHSAVALAHQLQQEIWHQTHLTCSTGISYNKFIAKLASDYRKPAGVTIVLPQDAESFLLREPIEKFRGVGKKTVPKMHDLGIMTGQDLYERSELDLIQQFGKLGYILYRRVRGSDDRPVEYLRERKSIGKERTFGPFLQSTAEVTTHLKAIAKLVAASMQSHQRHGKTLVLKLRYGDFVTITKRRTFSEFIPNDPVLFDQYAEEIFEDVVDEHFSSGIRLLGITLTGLAPLAFENLTLPLYPNDN; from the coding sequence GTGGCACAGTCGATAATTGAAGCACCGATTCGGGTTGATACGAGTCGGAAAATTATTCACGTGGATATGGATGCGTTTTACGCGTCAATTGAAGAACGGGAAAATCCGGCGTATAAGACACAACCACTGGTGATTGCACATGATCCGCGTCAGACTGGTGGTCGTGGGGTGGTTACAACGGCTAATTACGTTGCCCGTCAATTTGGCGTCCACTCGGCGATGCCAGCAGCTAAGGCGTTGGAATTGTGCCCCAAAGCTGTTTTTAAGACGCCTAATTTTCCGTTATATCAAGAGGTTTCTGCTCAGATTCATCGAATCTTCCATGAGTATACCGATATGATCGAGCCAATCGCTTTTGATGAGGCTTATTTAGATGTGACGGTCAATAAAAAACAGATGCATAGTGCGGTGGCGCTCGCCCATCAATTACAACAAGAAATTTGGCATCAGACTCATTTGACTTGTTCGACGGGAATTTCATATAACAAGTTCATCGCAAAATTAGCGTCAGATTACCGGAAACCAGCTGGTGTTACCATCGTGTTGCCTCAGGACGCGGAATCATTTTTATTACGGGAACCGATCGAAAAATTTCGCGGGGTCGGTAAAAAGACGGTGCCCAAGATGCATGATCTAGGAATCATGACTGGTCAAGACTTGTATGAACGCTCGGAGCTAGATTTGATACAGCAGTTTGGTAAGTTGGGGTACATCTTGTATCGGCGCGTTCGGGGGAGCGATGACCGGCCAGTGGAATATTTGCGGGAACGAAAGTCGATTGGCAAGGAGCGCACGTTTGGCCCATTCCTACAGTCCACGGCGGAGGTCACGACACATCTTAAGGCAATTGCCAAATTAGTTGCGGCTAGCATGCAGTCTCATCAACGGCATGGAAAGACACTGGTTTTAAAGCTACGGTATGGTGATTTTGTCACGATTACCAAGCGGCGGACATTTTCTGAATTTATTCCGAACGACCCGGTACTGTTCGACCAGTACGCCGAAGAAATTTTTGAGGACGTTGTTGATGAGCATTTTTCCTCTGGCATCCGGCTATTAGGCATCACGTTGACCGGATTAGCCCCACTGGCATTTGAGAACCTGACTTTACCGTTATATCCAAATGATAATTAA
- the ruvB gene encoding Holliday junction branch migration DNA helicase RuvB: MDDDKLLSGDKANDEEASLEKSLRPQTLAQYIGQDRVKHELSVYIEAARKREESLDHVLLYGPPGLGKTTLAMVIANEMQVNIRTTSGPAIEKPGDLVALLNELQPGDILFIDEIHRLPKIVEEMLYSAMEDFFVDIVVGQGPTAHPVHFPLPPFTLIGATTRAGMLSAPLRDRFGIVEHMAYYEVADLTDIVKRTADIFQTSIKPSGAHEIARRSRGTPRIANRLFKRIRDFAEVANQDAIDEAIVDRSLTYLRVDDAGLDETDNKLLRTMLEYYDGGPVGLATIAANIGEETDTIAEVVEPYLLQIGFLKRTQRGRVVTIKGYQHLGFPYPQNKLG; encoded by the coding sequence ATGGACGATGACAAGTTATTATCTGGTGATAAGGCCAATGACGAAGAAGCGTCGTTAGAAAAATCGCTACGTCCGCAAACGTTAGCCCAGTATATTGGTCAGGACCGCGTCAAACATGAGTTGAGCGTATATATTGAGGCTGCTCGTAAGCGTGAAGAATCATTAGACCACGTCCTACTATATGGCCCGCCCGGTCTTGGAAAGACGACGTTAGCGATGGTGATTGCTAATGAAATGCAGGTCAATATTCGGACGACCAGTGGCCCAGCTATTGAAAAACCAGGTGATTTAGTCGCACTCTTGAACGAATTACAACCTGGTGATATCTTATTTATTGATGAGATTCATCGATTGCCTAAAATCGTGGAAGAAATGCTGTACTCTGCGATGGAAGACTTTTTTGTCGACATCGTTGTCGGTCAAGGGCCCACCGCACATCCGGTCCACTTTCCGTTACCGCCATTCACGTTGATTGGTGCAACGACTCGTGCTGGAATGTTGTCCGCGCCGTTACGGGATCGGTTTGGAATCGTTGAACATATGGCCTACTACGAAGTTGCTGATCTGACGGACATTGTGAAGCGAACAGCTGACATTTTTCAAACGAGTATCAAGCCTTCTGGTGCGCACGAAATTGCGCGGCGCTCACGTGGAACGCCACGAATCGCCAACCGGTTGTTCAAACGGATTCGAGACTTTGCGGAGGTTGCCAATCAGGACGCTATTGATGAAGCCATCGTGGATCGCTCGTTGACTTATTTACGTGTCGATGATGCTGGTTTAGATGAGACGGATAACAAACTGTTACGGACGATGCTAGAGTATTACGATGGCGGCCCAGTTGGACTGGCGACGATTGCGGCCAATATTGGTGAAGAAACGGATACCATTGCTGAAGTTGTCGAACCCTATTTATTACAGATTGGGTTTTTAAAACGCACGCAACGCGGTCGGGTCGTCACGATCAAGGGTTATCAACACTTAGGGTTCCCATACCCGCAAAATAAATTAGGATAA
- a CDS encoding DHH family phosphoesterase, whose product MTVQTAILDLIKQAKTIIIHRHQRPDPDAIGSQLGLADIITTSFPDKRVLTPGKQYHGFDWLGQMDEVTEADYQDALVLVLDTANQPRVDGEFWNHGATCVKIDHHPNDDAFGDPQWVDVDASSTSEMIYNWYAEFTTELTLSANAARLLYAGIVGDTGRFLYSATKPSTMRAAAALMEAGADAEAVNRIEDTITLPVARLSAYVYEHLTQLDSGAAYVILTNDILKSFEIGDASTAGVVPLPGRIDTVKCWAIFVQQKEGNFWIRLRSKGPSINGVAKLHDGGGHALASGAKAADQQEIETVVRELDQVATDYEKEV is encoded by the coding sequence ATGACCGTCCAAACAGCAATTTTAGACTTAATTAAACAAGCAAAAACAATTATTATCCATCGGCATCAACGCCCAGATCCCGATGCCATTGGGAGCCAGCTTGGATTAGCTGACATTATTACCACTAGTTTCCCTGACAAACGGGTCTTGACGCCCGGCAAGCAGTACCATGGCTTTGACTGGCTAGGTCAGATGGACGAAGTGACGGAGGCTGACTATCAGGACGCCTTAGTTTTAGTTCTAGATACGGCTAATCAGCCCCGGGTTGATGGTGAATTCTGGAATCACGGGGCAACCTGTGTCAAAATTGACCATCATCCCAACGACGACGCATTTGGCGATCCCCAGTGGGTCGACGTGGACGCCTCGAGTACCAGTGAGATGATTTACAACTGGTACGCTGAATTTACGACGGAATTAACACTGTCAGCCAACGCTGCCCGGCTACTCTATGCGGGCATCGTGGGTGACACCGGCCGGTTCTTATATTCAGCCACGAAGCCTAGCACCATGCGGGCAGCTGCTGCGTTGATGGAGGCTGGCGCTGATGCCGAAGCGGTCAACCGCATTGAAGATACGATTACCTTACCCGTTGCTCGGCTCTCTGCCTATGTCTACGAGCATCTGACTCAGCTTGATTCTGGTGCCGCTTATGTGATTTTAACCAATGATATTCTAAAATCATTCGAAATTGGCGATGCTAGTACGGCTGGGGTCGTTCCGCTACCAGGCCGAATCGATACCGTTAAATGCTGGGCTATTTTCGTCCAACAAAAAGAGGGCAACTTCTGGATTCGCCTTCGTTCAAAGGGGCCGTCGATCAATGGCGTTGCCAAACTGCATGACGGTGGGGGCCACGCGCTGGCCAGTGGCGCCAAGGCAGCAGACCAACAAGAGATTGAGACAGTGGTTCGGGAACTTGACCAAGTCGCAACTGATTATGAGAAAGAGGTTTAA
- the tgt gene encoding tRNA guanosine(34) transglycosylase Tgt, whose protein sequence is MEPAIKYRLIKKEKHTGARLGELITPHGTFPTPMFMPVGTQASVKSLAPEELDAMGAGVILSNTYHLWLRPGEQIVKEAGGLHQFMNWKKGILTDSGGFQVFSLAKNRDITEEGVHFKNHLNGSKMFLSPEKAIQIENDLGPDIMMSLDECPPFFESYDYVSKSVARTSRWAERGLKVHQHPDYQGLFGIVQGAGFKDLREQSAKDLVSLDFPGYSIGGLSVGESKAEMNHVLDFTTPLLPENKPRYLMGVGSADALIDGAIRGVDMFDCVLPTRIARNGTCMTSHGRLVVKNAAYAHDFTPLDDNCDCYTCRNFTRAYIRHLIKADETFGLRLTSYHNLYFLLHLMQQVRQAIMDDNLLEFRQNFFEMYGFNEKNPKNF, encoded by the coding sequence ATGGAACCGGCAATTAAATACCGATTGATTAAGAAAGAAAAACACACTGGCGCCCGTTTAGGTGAATTGATTACACCCCATGGGACTTTCCCGACCCCAATGTTCATGCCAGTCGGGACTCAGGCAAGTGTCAAGTCCCTCGCACCCGAAGAACTGGATGCGATGGGGGCGGGCGTGATCCTATCCAACACGTACCATCTCTGGCTACGTCCTGGCGAACAAATCGTCAAGGAAGCGGGCGGATTACACCAGTTTATGAACTGGAAGAAGGGGATTTTGACCGATTCAGGGGGCTTCCAAGTCTTCTCACTGGCCAAGAACCGTGATATTACAGAAGAAGGGGTGCATTTCAAGAATCATTTGAATGGCTCCAAGATGTTCTTGTCACCTGAAAAAGCGATTCAAATCGAAAACGATCTTGGCCCCGACATTATGATGAGCTTGGACGAGTGTCCGCCATTTTTCGAAAGTTATGACTATGTCAGCAAATCCGTCGCCCGGACGAGTCGTTGGGCTGAACGAGGCTTGAAGGTTCATCAACATCCGGACTACCAAGGCTTATTCGGTATCGTTCAAGGTGCTGGGTTCAAGGATCTACGGGAACAAAGTGCTAAGGACTTAGTCAGCCTGGATTTCCCAGGTTATTCCATCGGTGGTCTGTCCGTTGGGGAATCCAAAGCTGAAATGAATCACGTGCTTGACTTCACGACGCCACTGCTACCTGAAAACAAGCCACGCTACTTGATGGGCGTTGGTTCAGCGGATGCCTTGATTGACGGGGCCATTCGTGGGGTTGACATGTTCGACTGTGTCTTGCCAACGCGGATTGCGCGTAATGGGACCTGCATGACGTCACATGGCCGCTTAGTTGTCAAAAATGCGGCGTACGCTCACGACTTTACGCCACTGGATGATAACTGCGATTGCTATACTTGTCGTAACTTCACACGGGCATATATCCGACACTTGATTAAGGCTGACGAGACCTTTGGACTTCGGTTGACGAGTTATCACAACCTGTATTTCTTATTGCATCTGATGCAACAAGTTCGCCAAGCCATCATGGACGATAATTTACTAGAGTTCCGGCAGAACTTCTTTGAAATGTACGGATTTAACGAGAAAAATCCGAAAAACTTCTAG
- the yajC gene encoding preprotein translocase subunit YajC has product MGSMASILFIVVMFAFLYFFMIRPQKKQQQQHQQMLNKIKRGDKVTTIGRLHGVVDEVNETEKTVTLDCDGIYLVFDLNAIAKISPAEDAQAKTVAPASGAAAESEATSEAESAASATDEASDSEAK; this is encoded by the coding sequence ATGGGATCAATGGCATCAATTTTGTTCATCGTGGTCATGTTTGCATTTCTGTACTTCTTCATGATCCGTCCACAAAAGAAACAGCAACAACAACATCAACAGATGCTCAACAAAATCAAACGTGGTGACAAGGTCACAACGATTGGTCGTTTACACGGGGTCGTTGATGAAGTTAACGAAACTGAAAAGACGGTTACGTTAGACTGTGACGGGATTTACTTGGTATTCGATTTGAATGCAATTGCTAAAATTTCACCAGCTGAAGATGCACAAGCTAAGACGGTTGCACCCGCATCCGGCGCTGCTGCGGAATCTGAAGCAACTTCTGAAGCTGAATCTGCTGCCAGTGCAACGGACGAAGCAAGCGATTCTGAAGCTAAATAA
- a CDS encoding DEAD/DEAH box helicase produces MTASFEDFKLQPFLMQALTEINFRKPTAVQEKLIPVIAAGRSVIGQSATGSGKTHTFLLPMINQLNADERYVQAVITTPSRELAYQIQAAAKQLIQHSPKAIHIGLYVGGTDKQEQIEKLHRHQPQLIIGTPGRILDLMRSQSLDVHRATQLVVDEADMTLDLGFLNVVDQIAGRMPADLQMLVFSATMPQKLTPFLKKYMNNPVMEEIPVESVISPTIDNWLISTKSHDKNSIIYRLLTIGEPYLVLIFANTKERVQELTHYLRQQGLTVAMIHGDIQPRERKRVMRDVQQLKYQFVVATDLAARGIDIEGVSHVINDDIPNDLEFFIHRVGRTGRNGMAGTAITLYSPGEEDKVSAVEAMGIKFKPKAIRDGEIVDSYDRNRRAKRGPKQEKLDPTLIGYVKKSKKKVKPGYKRRIRKKISDKARMDRRIEQRAAARKARKDRKS; encoded by the coding sequence ATGACCGCAAGTTTTGAAGATTTTAAATTGCAGCCGTTCTTGATGCAGGCGTTGACTGAAATCAACTTCCGCAAACCAACTGCGGTGCAAGAAAAGCTGATTCCAGTGATTGCCGCTGGACGCAGTGTGATTGGGCAATCAGCAACCGGGAGTGGGAAAACCCATACCTTCCTGTTGCCGATGATCAATCAGTTAAATGCGGATGAGCGCTACGTTCAAGCCGTTATTACGACACCTAGTCGGGAATTAGCTTACCAGATTCAGGCTGCAGCCAAGCAGTTGATTCAGCACAGTCCTAAAGCCATTCACATCGGACTGTACGTCGGTGGGACCGATAAGCAAGAACAAATCGAAAAGTTACACCGGCACCAACCCCAACTGATTATTGGGACACCAGGTCGGATTTTGGATTTAATGCGGTCACAGTCGCTGGACGTGCACCGGGCCACCCAGTTAGTCGTCGATGAAGCTGACATGACCCTTGACTTAGGGTTCTTGAACGTGGTTGATCAAATTGCCGGGCGGATGCCTGCCGATTTACAAATGTTAGTCTTTTCAGCCACGATGCCGCAAAAGCTAACGCCGTTCTTGAAAAAGTACATGAACAACCCTGTTATGGAAGAAATTCCGGTTGAATCCGTGATTAGTCCAACGATTGACAATTGGCTGATTTCAACGAAGAGTCATGACAAGAATAGTATCATTTACCGCTTACTGACGATTGGTGAACCGTACTTGGTCCTCATTTTTGCGAATACCAAGGAACGGGTTCAAGAGTTGACGCATTATCTGCGGCAACAGGGACTGACCGTTGCCATGATTCATGGTGATATTCAACCCCGGGAACGTAAGCGCGTGATGCGCGACGTCCAACAATTGAAGTATCAGTTCGTTGTGGCGACCGATTTGGCAGCTCGTGGGATCGATATTGAAGGCGTTTCGCACGTCATCAATGATGATATTCCGAATGACCTGGAATTCTTCATTCACCGGGTCGGCCGGACTGGTCGCAATGGCATGGCCGGGACGGCGATTACGCTCTATAGCCCTGGTGAAGAAGACAAAGTCAGTGCGGTTGAAGCGATGGGCATTAAGTTTAAGCCAAAAGCAATCCGCGATGGTGAAATCGTTGATTCGTATGACCGTAATCGGCGGGCCAAACGGGGGCCGAAGCAGGAAAAGCTCGATCCAACGTTGATTGGTTACGTCAAAAAGTCGAAGAAAAAGGTCAAACCAGGCTATAAGCGCCGTATTCGCAAGAAGATCAGTGATAAAGCACGGATGGATCGGCGAATCGAACAACGCGCCGCTGCTCGAAAGGCCCGTAAAGATCGTAAATCTTAA